One window of Streptomyces sp. SUK 48 genomic DNA carries:
- the dxs gene encoding 1-deoxy-D-xylulose-5-phosphate synthase, with protein sequence MGVLETIHGPQDLKKLDAAELGTLAGEIRAFLIDAVSRTGGHLGPNLGVVELTIALHRVFESPKDRIVFDVGHQTYVHKLLTGRQDFAGLRQEGGLSGYPSRAESPHDIVENQHASAALSWADGIAKADRLTGRRDRSVVAVVGDGALTGGMTWEALNNIAADKTLPLVIVVNDNGHSYNPTIGGLASHLAALRTTDGYEQFLERTKAVLDRTPIVGRSVYDALHGAKKGLKDFIAPQGMFEDLGLKYVGPIDGHDTEALESALSRAKRFGGPVIVHCITEKGRGYSFAEESDERFHQVKVIDPDTGKPVAVAGEDWTGVFGEELVRLGAEREDIVAITAAMRSSTGLAPFAERFPDRFFDVGIAEQHAATCAAGLATAGLHPVVAVYATFLNRCFDQLLMDVALHRCPVTFMLDRAGITGVDGASHNGMWDMAVLQVVPGLRIAAPRDASQLRAQLREAVEVADGPTVVRYSKGTVGPGVAAVSAVSGMDVLRGSAEQGADVLVVSVGALAPMCLEVADRLAEQGIGATVLDPRWIKPVNAALPGIAARHRLVVTVEDGVRAGGVGGAVAQALRDAEVDVPVRDFGVPAEFLGHAERGRVLARVGLTAADIARRVSGVFANLGRDEILFPG encoded by the coding sequence ATGGGCGTTCTGGAGACGATCCACGGCCCGCAGGACCTGAAGAAGCTCGACGCCGCCGAACTGGGCACGCTGGCGGGGGAGATCCGCGCGTTCCTCATCGACGCCGTCTCCCGCACGGGCGGGCATCTGGGGCCGAACCTGGGCGTCGTCGAACTGACCATCGCACTGCACCGGGTCTTCGAGTCTCCGAAGGACCGCATCGTCTTCGACGTCGGCCACCAGACGTATGTGCACAAGCTGCTGACCGGCCGCCAGGACTTCGCCGGGCTCCGCCAGGAGGGCGGTCTTTCGGGCTACCCGAGCCGCGCCGAGTCGCCGCACGACATCGTGGAGAACCAGCACGCCTCCGCCGCCCTGAGCTGGGCCGACGGCATCGCCAAGGCCGACCGCCTGACCGGCCGGCGCGACCGCTCGGTGGTCGCCGTGGTCGGCGACGGCGCGCTCACCGGCGGCATGACCTGGGAGGCGCTGAACAACATCGCCGCCGACAAGACGCTCCCCCTGGTCATCGTGGTCAACGACAACGGTCACTCGTACAACCCCACCATCGGCGGCCTCGCCAGCCACCTGGCCGCCCTGCGCACCACGGACGGATACGAGCAGTTCCTGGAGCGCACCAAGGCCGTCCTCGACCGCACCCCGATCGTCGGCCGCTCGGTCTACGACGCGCTGCACGGCGCCAAGAAGGGTTTGAAGGACTTCATCGCCCCGCAGGGCATGTTCGAGGACCTGGGCCTGAAGTACGTCGGCCCGATCGACGGCCATGACACCGAGGCGCTGGAGTCGGCGCTGTCCCGGGCCAAGCGGTTCGGCGGGCCGGTCATCGTGCACTGCATCACCGAGAAGGGCCGCGGCTACAGCTTCGCCGAGGAGTCCGACGAGCGTTTCCACCAGGTGAAGGTGATCGACCCCGACACCGGCAAGCCGGTCGCCGTCGCGGGCGAGGACTGGACCGGCGTCTTCGGCGAGGAACTGGTCCGGCTCGGCGCCGAGCGCGAGGACATCGTGGCGATCACCGCGGCCATGCGGAGCTCCACCGGTCTCGCGCCCTTCGCCGAGCGCTTCCCGGATCGCTTCTTCGACGTCGGCATCGCCGAGCAGCACGCCGCCACCTGCGCGGCGGGCCTCGCCACGGCGGGGCTGCACCCGGTCGTCGCCGTCTACGCCACCTTCCTCAACCGCTGCTTCGACCAGCTCCTGATGGACGTGGCCCTGCACCGCTGCCCGGTGACCTTCATGCTCGACCGCGCGGGCATCACCGGCGTCGACGGCGCCTCCCACAACGGCATGTGGGACATGGCCGTCCTCCAGGTCGTCCCGGGCCTGCGCATCGCCGCGCCGCGCGACGCGAGCCAACTGCGCGCCCAGCTGCGCGAGGCCGTCGAGGTCGCGGACGGCCCCACGGTGGTGCGCTACTCCAAGGGCACCGTCGGTCCCGGGGTGGCCGCCGTGTCCGCCGTGTCCGGCATGGACGTGCTCCGGGGCTCCGCCGAACAGGGCGCCGACGTCCTGGTCGTCTCCGTCGGCGCGCTCGCCCCGATGTGCCTGGAGGTCGCCGACCGCCTCGCCGAGCAGGGCATCGGCGCAACCGTTCTCGACCCGCGCTGGATCAAGCCGGTGAACGCGGCCCTGCCCGGCATCGCCGCCCGGCACCGGCTCGTGGTCACCGTGGAGGACGGCGTGCGGGCCGGGGGCGTCGGCGGTGCCGTAGCCCAGGCCCTGCGCGACGCCGAAGTGGACGTTCCCGTACGGGACTTCGGCGTCCCCGCCGAGTTCCTCGGCCACGCCGAACGCGGCCGGGTGCTCGCCCGCGTCGGCCTGACGGCCGCGGACATCGCCCGCCGCGTCTCGGGCGTCTTCGCGAACCTCGGCCGCGACGAGATCCTCTTCCCGGGCTGA
- a CDS encoding tetratricopeptide repeat protein has product METTTETYYDHGTPAERWERAQAFFAAKDYAGAARVLAALVAEVPEQTGPRLLLARAYYHSAQLRRAEDQLRVIVARDPVEHYARLMLGRTLERQSRHEEAARHLRIASALAGEFPQGRDGVPQH; this is encoded by the coding sequence ATGGAGACAACGACGGAGACGTACTACGACCACGGCACCCCGGCCGAGCGCTGGGAGCGCGCGCAGGCGTTCTTCGCGGCCAAGGACTACGCGGGGGCGGCGCGCGTACTGGCCGCCCTCGTGGCGGAGGTGCCGGAGCAGACCGGGCCCCGGCTGCTGCTGGCCCGCGCCTACTACCACTCGGCGCAGCTGCGGCGGGCCGAGGACCAGTTGCGGGTGATCGTGGCACGCGACCCGGTGGAGCACTACGCCCGGCTGATGCTGGGCCGCACGCTCGAACGGCAGTCGCGGCACGAGGAGGCGGCGCGGCATCTGCGGATCGCCTCGGCGCTCGCGGGCGAATTCCCGCAGGGCCGGGACGGCGTGCCGCAGCACTGA
- a CDS encoding peptide deformylase, with the protein MASENDHAPLAERVEELLAAGGPLPIVAAGRPVLRRPTEAYDGQLGPALLARFVEALRLTMHAAPGVGLAAPQVGVELRIAVVEDPAPVPGEIAEIRGRHPLPFRVLVNPAYEPVGTARVAFFEGCLSVPGWQAVVARHTEVRLRAEDEQGRPVDEVFTGWPARIVQHETDHLDGMLYLDRAELRSLSTNEAVAALWSQPTPATAAATLGFELP; encoded by the coding sequence ATGGCATCCGAAAATGATCACGCACCGCTCGCCGAACGGGTCGAGGAACTCCTCGCCGCCGGCGGCCCCTTGCCCATCGTCGCCGCAGGCCGGCCGGTGCTGCGCCGCCCCACCGAGGCGTACGACGGCCAGCTCGGCCCCGCCCTGCTGGCCCGCTTCGTCGAGGCGCTGCGCCTGACCATGCACGCCGCGCCCGGCGTGGGCCTGGCCGCGCCCCAGGTGGGCGTGGAGCTGCGGATCGCGGTCGTGGAGGACCCGGCGCCGGTGCCGGGGGAGATCGCCGAGATCCGGGGCCGGCACCCGCTGCCCTTCCGGGTGCTGGTCAACCCGGCGTACGAGCCCGTCGGCACGGCACGCGTGGCGTTCTTCGAGGGCTGCCTCAGCGTGCCCGGCTGGCAGGCGGTGGTGGCCCGGCACACCGAGGTGCGGCTGCGCGCCGAGGACGAGCAGGGGCGCCCGGTGGACGAGGTGTTCACCGGGTGGCCCGCCCGCATCGTGCAGCACGAGACGGACCACCTCGACGGCATGCTCTACCTCGACCGCGCCGAGCTGCGCTCGCTGTCCACCAACGAGGCGGTAGCCGCCCTGTGGTCCCAGCCGACCCCGGCCACGGCGGCGGCCACCCTCGGCTTCGAACTGCCGTAA
- a CDS encoding NAD(P)/FAD-dependent oxidoreductase has protein sequence MTETTESETIAYDVVVLGAGPVGENVADRTRAAGLTTAIVESELVGGECSYWACMPSKALLRPVIAQADARRLPGLAGAVQGPLDTPAVLERRDNFTSHWQDDGQVDWVEGIGADLYRGHGRLTGPRTVGVTVSDGSVTTLTARHAVVVCTGTRAQLPDLPGLAEVRPWTSREATSADTAPGRLLVVGGGVVATEMATAWAALGSRVTLLVRGKGLLGRMEPFAGELIAEALIEAGVDVRTGASVTSVTRENGTVVALTRTGERFEADEILFATGRVPQTDDIGLGSVGLEPGSWLETDDTLRVTGTDWLYAAGDVNHRALLTHQGKYQARIAGAAIGARAAGTPLLDGPWGPHAATADHEAVPQVVFTDPEAAAVGLSLAEAEEAGHRVRAVDVEFSSVAGAALYGDGYKGRARMVVDLEDEILRGVTFVGPGVGELIHSATLAVAAHVPISRLWHVVPSYPTLSEVWLRLLEAYRDN, from the coding sequence ATGACGGAAACGACGGAATCGGAAACCATCGCGTACGACGTCGTGGTGCTCGGGGCCGGGCCCGTGGGGGAGAACGTCGCCGACCGCACCCGCGCGGCCGGCCTCACCACCGCGATCGTGGAGAGCGAACTGGTCGGCGGCGAGTGCTCCTACTGGGCGTGCATGCCCAGCAAGGCGCTGCTCAGGCCGGTCATCGCCCAGGCCGACGCCCGCCGGCTGCCCGGCCTCGCCGGAGCGGTCCAGGGCCCCCTCGACACCCCGGCCGTGCTGGAGCGCCGCGACAACTTCACCTCCCACTGGCAGGACGACGGGCAGGTCGACTGGGTGGAGGGCATCGGCGCCGACCTCTACCGGGGCCACGGCCGCCTCACCGGGCCGCGCACGGTCGGCGTCACCGTGTCCGACGGCAGTGTCACCACGCTCACCGCCCGGCACGCCGTCGTGGTCTGCACCGGCACCCGCGCCCAGCTGCCCGACCTGCCCGGACTCGCCGAGGTGCGGCCGTGGACCAGCCGGGAGGCCACCAGCGCGGACACGGCCCCGGGCCGGCTGCTCGTCGTCGGCGGCGGTGTCGTCGCCACCGAGATGGCCACCGCCTGGGCGGCGCTCGGCTCCCGGGTGACCCTGCTGGTGCGCGGCAAGGGCCTGCTCGGCCGCATGGAGCCGTTCGCCGGGGAACTGATCGCCGAGGCGCTCATCGAGGCCGGGGTGGACGTGCGTACGGGCGCCTCCGTCACGTCCGTCACGCGGGAGAACGGCACCGTGGTGGCCCTCACCCGCACGGGTGAGAGGTTCGAGGCCGACGAGATCCTCTTCGCCACCGGCCGCGTCCCGCAGACCGACGACATCGGCCTCGGCAGCGTCGGCCTGGAGCCCGGTTCCTGGCTGGAGACCGACGACACCCTGCGGGTCACCGGGACCGACTGGCTGTACGCCGCCGGTGACGTCAACCACCGCGCGCTCCTCACCCACCAGGGCAAGTACCAGGCCCGTATCGCGGGCGCCGCCATCGGCGCCCGCGCGGCCGGCACCCCGCTGCTGGACGGCCCTTGGGGTCCGCACGCGGCCACCGCCGACCACGAGGCCGTACCGCAGGTCGTGTTCACCGACCCCGAGGCCGCCGCGGTCGGGCTCTCCCTCGCCGAGGCGGAGGAGGCCGGCCACCGGGTCCGCGCGGTCGACGTGGAGTTCTCCTCCGTCGCCGGGGCGGCCCTGTACGGCGACGGCTACAAGGGCCGCGCCCGCATGGTCGTGGACCTCGAGGACGAGATCCTGCGGGGCGTCACCTTCGTCGGCCCCGGTGTCGGCGAACTCATCCACTCGGCCACGCTCGCCGTCGCGGCCCACGTCCCGATCAGCCGCCTGTGGCACGTGGTCCCCTCGTACCCGACCCTCAGCGAGGTCTGGCTGCGGCTGCTGGAGGCGTACCGGGACAACTGA
- the trxA gene encoding thioredoxin, with product MSSTVELTKDNFDQTVTDNDFVLIDFWASWCGPCRQFAPVYEKAAEENPDLVFGKVDTEAQPELAQAFGIQSIPTLMIVRDRVAVFAQPGALPEAALTDVIGQARKLDMDEVRKSIAAQEGQAQ from the coding sequence ATGAGCAGCACCGTGGAACTGACCAAGGACAACTTCGACCAGACGGTCACGGACAACGATTTCGTGCTCATCGATTTCTGGGCGTCCTGGTGCGGTCCGTGCCGGCAGTTCGCGCCGGTGTACGAGAAGGCCGCCGAGGAGAATCCGGACCTGGTGTTCGGCAAGGTGGACACCGAGGCGCAGCCGGAGCTGGCGCAGGCGTTCGGCATCCAGTCGATCCCGACGCTGATGATCGTGCGGGACCGGGTGGCGGTGTTCGCCCAGCCGGGCGCGCTGCCCGAGGCGGCCCTCACGGACGTCATCGGCCAGGCCCGCAAGCTGGACATGGACGAGGTCCGCAAGAGCATCGCCGCCCAGGAGGGCCAGGCGCAGTAG
- a CDS encoding LacI family DNA-binding transcriptional regulator gives MVQIPNTPTSADVARLAGVSRATVSYVLNNTDTVRISEPTRRRVHEAARELGYVPHAAARSLRAGHSRTVLMPAPAIPFGPLYSAFLNEVQSALGRLDYTVVQYGSFGLQGDEAARAWAELRPVAVLVPGTGIGPRGVAILKRSGARAVVTLGPERVEGAHALLMDHDAVGRCAAAHLYERGRRRIGVVVPEAPGLEVYSRPRLAGARQALRGTGASVLGVPLTYTEQAAAELAAAWPDLDAVFAYNDEYAMLLMRALQDAGRRIPEDVAVIGADDLMLGRLLRPRLTTVRIELPSGRDLAALVDRAVRDPAGEPEVHRVLGSSVVRREST, from the coding sequence ATGGTGCAGATACCGAACACTCCCACGAGTGCCGATGTGGCCCGCCTGGCCGGCGTCTCGCGCGCGACCGTGTCCTACGTGCTCAACAACACCGACACCGTGCGGATCAGCGAACCCACCCGGCGGCGCGTCCACGAGGCGGCGCGAGAACTGGGCTATGTCCCCCACGCGGCCGCCCGCAGCCTGCGCGCGGGACACAGCCGTACCGTCCTCATGCCGGCCCCGGCGATCCCCTTCGGACCCCTCTACAGCGCGTTCCTCAACGAGGTCCAGAGCGCCCTGGGCCGGCTCGACTACACCGTCGTCCAGTACGGCTCCTTCGGCCTCCAGGGCGACGAAGCCGCCCGCGCCTGGGCCGAGTTACGCCCCGTGGCCGTCCTGGTGCCCGGCACCGGGATCGGCCCGCGCGGCGTCGCCATCCTCAAACGCTCCGGCGCCCGGGCGGTCGTCACCCTCGGCCCCGAACGCGTCGAGGGCGCCCACGCCCTGCTGATGGACCATGACGCCGTGGGCCGGTGCGCGGCCGCCCACCTGTACGAACGCGGCAGGCGCCGGATCGGGGTCGTCGTACCCGAGGCGCCCGGACTGGAGGTCTATTCCAGACCCCGGCTCGCCGGCGCCCGGCAGGCGCTGCGCGGCACCGGGGCGAGCGTCCTCGGCGTGCCGCTCACCTACACCGAGCAGGCCGCCGCCGAACTCGCGGCGGCGTGGCCCGATCTGGACGCGGTGTTCGCCTACAACGACGAGTACGCCATGCTGTTGATGCGGGCCCTCCAGGACGCGGGCCGGCGCATCCCCGAGGACGTGGCCGTGATCGGCGCCGACGATCTGATGCTCGGCCGGCTGCTGCGGCCCCGGCTGACCACCGTCCGCATCGAACTGCCCTCGGGCCGCGACCTCGCCGCCCTGGTCGACCGCGCGGTGCGCGACCCGGCCGGCGAACCCGAGGTGCACCGGGTCCTCGGCTCCTCGGTCGTACGGCGCGAGTCCACCTGA
- a CDS encoding TetR/AcrR family transcriptional regulator, with amino-acid sequence MLYPVFMSSAPQPFPTPQEPSDAPPLLELGTAPEEPCLRADAARNRARLLEAAARLIAEHGVAGVTMEAVAAAAKVGKGTVFRRFGDRTGLLTALLDHSGRRLQADFLGGPPPLGPGAPPLERLRAFGIAVLYRSAEQLELQLAAQPEACRRFSHPATQALRTHVTMLLRQIVPDADCELLSQTLLASLDPALIHHLTRQRQMPMARLETAWVDLVARVTCTRPPA; translated from the coding sequence GTGCTTTACCCTGTCTTCATGTCCAGCGCGCCGCAGCCCTTCCCGACGCCGCAGGAGCCCTCCGACGCGCCACCCCTGCTGGAGCTCGGCACGGCTCCCGAGGAGCCCTGCCTGCGCGCCGACGCGGCCCGCAACCGGGCCCGGCTGCTGGAGGCGGCCGCCCGCCTGATCGCGGAGCACGGCGTGGCCGGCGTCACCATGGAGGCCGTCGCCGCCGCGGCCAAGGTCGGCAAGGGCACGGTGTTCCGGCGCTTCGGCGACCGCACCGGGCTGCTGACGGCCCTGCTCGACCACTCGGGCCGGCGACTCCAGGCCGACTTCCTCGGCGGACCCCCGCCGCTCGGCCCCGGCGCGCCGCCCCTGGAGCGGCTGCGGGCGTTCGGCATCGCGGTGCTCTACCGCTCGGCCGAGCAGCTGGAACTGCAACTCGCCGCCCAGCCCGAGGCGTGCCGCCGCTTCTCCCACCCCGCGACGCAGGCGCTGCGCACCCACGTCACCATGCTGCTGCGCCAGATCGTGCCGGACGCGGACTGCGAACTGCTGTCCCAGACCCTGCTGGCCTCCCTGGACCCGGCGCTCATCCACCATCTGACGCGGCAGCGCCAGATGCCCATGGCCCGCCTGGAGACGGCCTGGGTGGACCTCGTCGCACGGGTGACGTGCACGCGGCCGCCCGCCTGA
- a CDS encoding NAD(P)H-dependent oxidoreductase codes for MSVRILALVGSLRAGSHNRQLAEAAAKLAPEGAEVVLFEGLGEVPFYNEDVDVEGAVPAAAAALRAAAQGADAFLLFSPEYNGTMPAVLKNAIDWLSRPYGAGAFGGKPVAVIGTAFGQYGGVWAQDDTRKAVGIAGGRVIEEIKLSIPGSMTRFAEIHPADDTEVAAQLTEVVARLHGTAAEVTAA; via the coding sequence ATGTCTGTTCGTATCCTCGCGCTCGTCGGCAGCCTGCGTGCCGGTTCGCACAACCGTCAGCTGGCCGAGGCGGCCGCCAAGCTCGCCCCCGAGGGCGCCGAGGTCGTGCTCTTCGAGGGCCTGGGCGAGGTGCCCTTCTACAACGAGGACGTCGACGTCGAGGGCGCCGTCCCGGCCGCCGCCGCGGCCCTGCGTGCGGCCGCCCAGGGCGCCGACGCCTTCCTGCTGTTCTCGCCCGAGTACAACGGCACCATGCCGGCCGTCCTGAAGAACGCCATCGACTGGCTGTCCCGCCCGTACGGCGCCGGCGCCTTCGGCGGCAAGCCCGTCGCCGTGATCGGCACCGCCTTCGGCCAGTACGGCGGCGTCTGGGCGCAGGACGACACCCGCAAGGCGGTCGGCATCGCCGGCGGCAGGGTGATCGAGGAGATCAAGCTCTCGATCCCCGGCTCCATGACCCGCTTCGCCGAGATCCACCCGGCCGACGACACCGAGGTCGCCGCCCAGCTGACCGAGGTCGTGGCGCGCCTGCACGGCACCGCGGCGGAGGTGACGGCCGCCTGA
- a CDS encoding alpha/beta hydrolase, translated as MPLVPPPFDPELAACLESLGDAAAPGFRLEDLDAARRGTSLAAPDLTLGGAFEVSEHAVPGPPGAPGVPLLVCRPADTTAPLPVLYHVHGGGMMAGTDRAGVEVPLDWARELGAVVVSVDYRLAPEHPHPAPVEDVYAGLVWTAAHAAEIGGAARRIVVAGASAGGGLAAAAALLARDRQGPFLLGQLLMSPMLDDRNDTVSGRQMTGRGLWDRTANETAWTALLGTRRGGPDVSPYAAPARAADLSGLPPAYLDVGSAETFRDETVAHASRLWAAGGRAELHVWPGAFHGFDTLAPKAALSRAARTARLDWLRRLWAR; from the coding sequence GTGCCCCTGGTCCCGCCCCCGTTCGACCCGGAACTGGCCGCGTGCCTGGAGTCGCTCGGGGACGCCGCCGCGCCCGGCTTCCGGCTGGAGGACCTCGACGCCGCCCGGCGCGGCACCTCCCTGGCCGCACCGGACCTCACCCTGGGCGGCGCCTTCGAGGTGAGCGAGCACGCGGTACCGGGACCGCCGGGCGCCCCCGGGGTCCCGCTGCTGGTCTGCCGCCCGGCCGATACGACGGCCCCGCTGCCGGTGCTCTACCACGTGCACGGCGGCGGCATGATGGCCGGCACCGACCGGGCCGGGGTGGAGGTCCCGCTGGACTGGGCGCGCGAACTGGGCGCGGTGGTGGTGTCGGTCGACTACCGGCTCGCCCCCGAACACCCGCACCCGGCGCCGGTCGAGGACGTGTACGCGGGCCTCGTCTGGACCGCCGCCCACGCGGCGGAGATCGGCGGCGCCGCGCGGCGGATCGTCGTCGCGGGGGCCAGCGCGGGCGGCGGACTCGCGGCGGCCGCCGCGCTGCTCGCCCGGGACCGGCAAGGCCCCTTCCTGCTCGGCCAGTTGCTGATGAGCCCGATGCTGGACGACCGCAACGACACCGTCTCCGGCCGGCAGATGACCGGCCGCGGACTCTGGGACCGCACCGCCAACGAGACCGCCTGGACGGCCCTGCTGGGCACGCGCAGGGGCGGCCCGGACGTCTCCCCGTACGCGGCCCCGGCCCGCGCCGCCGACCTGTCCGGGCTGCCGCCCGCCTATCTCGACGTCGGCTCGGCGGAGACCTTCCGGGACGAGACGGTCGCCCACGCGTCCCGCCTCTGGGCGGCCGGCGGCCGGGCCGAACTCCACGTCTGGCCGGGCGCGTTCCACGGCTTCGACACCCTCGCCCCGAAGGCGGCCCTGTCCCGCGCGGCGCGCACCGCCCGGCTCGACTGGCTGCGGCGGCTCTGGGCGCGGTGA
- a CDS encoding amidase, whose product MTPDRSPGLAESARALAAGEVTSRTLVERTLARIEAGRGPLLNAFRVVRAEAALAEADAADRELAAGGRRPLLGVPVAVKDDTDVTGEPTAFGCAGDFPPAAEDGEAVRRLRAAGAVIVGKTNTCELGQWPFTEGRAFGDTRNPWHPGHTPGGSSGGSAAAVAAGLVPAALGSDGAGSVRIPAAWTRLIGIKPQRGRISTWPRPDPFQGITVNGTLARTVADAALLLDAASGSHARDVHRPPALTVADAVGRDPGRLRVALSLKPPFTAVPARLHPQIRARVTELAGQLAALGHEVAEDDPPYGQIGLAFVPRATAGIAELVAEAPDPALLDARTRGAARLGRLLGGAPLRAARRAEAGLRRRIGGFFRSYDVILTPTTAAPPPRIGALDGLGGAATDRAIIGACPYAWPWNVLGWPGVNVPAGFTGDGLPVGAQLLGPAGSEPLLVSLAAQLEAELRWYERWPPEPAG is encoded by the coding sequence ATGACGCCCGACCGCTCCCCCGGTCTCGCCGAGTCCGCCCGCGCGCTCGCCGCCGGGGAGGTGACCTCCCGGACGCTGGTGGAGCGGACCCTGGCCCGGATCGAGGCGGGCCGGGGTCCGCTCCTGAACGCCTTCCGGGTCGTGCGCGCCGAGGCCGCGCTCGCCGAAGCGGACGCCGCCGACCGGGAGTTGGCGGCGGGCGGACGCCGGCCGCTGCTCGGGGTGCCGGTCGCCGTGAAGGACGACACGGACGTGACGGGCGAGCCGACGGCGTTCGGCTGCGCGGGCGACTTCCCGCCGGCGGCCGAGGACGGGGAGGCGGTACGGCGGCTGCGCGCGGCCGGTGCGGTGATCGTCGGCAAGACGAACACCTGCGAGCTGGGGCAGTGGCCGTTCACGGAGGGGCGGGCCTTCGGCGACACCCGCAACCCCTGGCATCCCGGGCACACCCCCGGCGGCTCCTCGGGCGGATCGGCGGCAGCGGTGGCGGCGGGTCTGGTCCCGGCCGCGCTCGGCTCCGACGGCGCGGGTTCGGTGCGCATACCGGCCGCCTGGACCCGGCTGATCGGCATCAAACCGCAGCGCGGCCGCATCTCCACCTGGCCGCGCCCCGACCCCTTCCAGGGGATCACGGTCAACGGCACGCTGGCCCGTACGGTCGCCGACGCGGCCCTGCTGCTCGACGCGGCGAGCGGCAGCCATGCCCGGGACGTGCACCGGCCGCCCGCGCTGACGGTGGCGGACGCGGTCGGCCGCGATCCCGGCCGGCTGCGCGTCGCGCTGTCCCTGAAGCCGCCGTTCACCGCCGTACCGGCCCGGCTGCATCCGCAGATCCGCGCCCGGGTCACCGAACTCGCCGGGCAACTGGCCGCGTTGGGACACGAGGTGGCGGAGGACGACCCGCCCTATGGGCAGATCGGGCTGGCCTTCGTGCCCCGCGCCACCGCCGGGATCGCCGAACTGGTCGCCGAGGCCCCCGACCCCGCGCTGCTCGACGCCCGCACGCGGGGCGCGGCCCGGCTCGGCCGGCTGCTCGGCGGGGCCCCGCTGCGGGCGGCCCGGCGCGCGGAGGCGGGGCTGCGACGGCGGATCGGCGGCTTCTTCCGGTCGTACGACGTGATCCTCACCCCGACCACGGCGGCTCCCCCGCCGCGGATCGGCGCGCTGGACGGGCTCGGCGGGGCGGCCACGGACCGGGCGATCATCGGCGCGTGCCCCTACGCGTGGCCGTGGAACGTGCTGGGCTGGCCGGGGGTCAATGTGCCCGCCGGGTTCACCGGGGACGGGCTGCCGGTGGGCGCGCAACTGCTCGGGCCCGCGGGGAGCGAGCCGCTGCTGGTGTCGCTCGCGGCCCAGCTGGAGGCGGAGTTGCGCTGGTACGAGCGCTGGCCACCGGAACCGGCCGGGTGA
- a CDS encoding type II toxin-antitoxin system PemK/MazF family toxin: protein MSTFTDTDENVPGRRGPHATTEADPREVGRVRTEYSPAPDGDPDPGEIVWTWVPFEENDGRGKDRPVLVVAREAAGTFLAVQLSSKKHDGDREWVAIGSGPWDRSGRDSWIDVDRVLRLYEDGMRREACALDRMRFNLVRQRLHERYGWT from the coding sequence GTGAGCACGTTTACCGACACCGATGAGAACGTCCCCGGCCGCCGCGGCCCGCACGCCACCACGGAGGCCGACCCGCGCGAGGTCGGCCGGGTGCGCACCGAGTACTCTCCGGCCCCCGACGGCGACCCGGACCCCGGGGAGATCGTATGGACCTGGGTGCCGTTCGAGGAGAACGACGGCCGGGGCAAGGACCGCCCCGTACTGGTCGTCGCCCGCGAGGCGGCGGGCACCTTCCTGGCCGTGCAGCTCTCCAGCAAGAAGCACGACGGCGACCGGGAGTGGGTGGCCATCGGCAGCGGCCCCTGGGACCGCTCGGGCCGTGACTCCTGGATCGACGTGGACCGGGTGCTGCGCCTCTACGAGGACGGCATGCGCCGCGAGGCATGCGCCCTGGACCGGATGCGGTTCAACCTGGTCCGGCAGCGGCTGCACGAGCGGTACGGCTGGACCTGA
- a CDS encoding TIGR02452 family protein — translation MSARLRGIAAETEQIVAAGRYRVPGGREVSLADAIAAARTGTRMYGPGPVPLPSAPGPDAAPGPDTVVEVTGESSMEAARRLADAPVAVLNFASARNPGGGYLNGAQAQEEALCRASALYTCLLGVREFYDHHRADRDPLYSDRVIHTPGVPVFRDDHGRLLAEPYHVGFLTAAAPNAGVLRRTAPERAAEIPAALATRAERVLETAAAHGYRRLVLGAWGCGVFQNDPAQVAGAFRELLGAGGRFERTFERVVFGVLDRTPRATVRAAFERVFASAAV, via the coding sequence ATGAGCGCGCGCCTGCGCGGTATCGCCGCGGAGACCGAACAGATCGTGGCCGCGGGCCGCTACCGGGTCCCGGGCGGCCGGGAGGTGTCCCTCGCGGACGCCATAGCGGCCGCGCGGACCGGCACCCGGATGTACGGTCCCGGGCCCGTCCCGCTGCCGTCGGCGCCGGGCCCGGACGCGGCGCCGGGCCCGGACACGGTCGTCGAGGTGACCGGCGAGAGCAGCATGGAGGCGGCCCGGCGGCTGGCCGACGCCCCGGTCGCCGTCCTGAACTTCGCCTCGGCGAGGAATCCCGGCGGCGGCTATCTGAACGGCGCCCAGGCCCAGGAAGAGGCGCTGTGCCGCGCCTCCGCGCTGTACACCTGCCTGCTGGGGGTCCGGGAGTTCTACGACCATCACCGTGCCGACCGGGACCCGCTCTACTCCGACCGGGTGATCCACACCCCCGGCGTCCCCGTCTTCCGCGACGATCACGGCCGGCTCCTCGCCGAGCCCTACCACGTGGGCTTCCTGACCGCCGCCGCGCCGAACGCGGGCGTCCTGCGGCGTACGGCACCCGAGCGGGCCGCCGAGATCCCGGCCGCCCTCGCGACCCGCGCCGAGCGGGTCCTGGAGACCGCCGCGGCCCACGGGTACCGGCGGCTGGTGCTGGGCGCCTGGGGCTGCGGCGTCTTCCAGAACGACCCGGCGCAGGTCGCGGGCGCGTTCCGGGAGCTGCTCGGCGCCGGAGGTCGATTCGAGCGGACGTTCGAGCGAGTGGTGTTCGGAGTACTGGACCGGACGCCCCGGGCGACGGTGCGGGCGGCGTTCGAGCGGGTGTTCGCTTCGGCCGCGGTGTGA